A stretch of Paenibacillus mucilaginosus 3016 DNA encodes these proteins:
- the groL gene encoding chaperonin GroEL (60 kDa chaperone family; promotes refolding of misfolded polypeptides especially under stressful conditions; forms two stacked rings of heptamers to form a barrel-shaped 14mer; ends can be capped by GroES; misfolded proteins enter the barrel where they are refolded when GroES binds) — translation MAKHILFSEESRRAMLRGVDTLANAVKVTLGPKGRNVVLEKKFGSPLITNDGVTIAKEIELEDPFENMGAKLVKEVATKTNDVAGDGTTTATVLAQAMIREGLKNVTSGANPMVVRKGIDKAVRVAVDQILSTAKTVEQKHEIAQVAAISAADDTVGELIAEAMEKVGKDGVITVEESKGFQTELETVDGMQFDRGYISPYMITDSDKMEAVLDEPYVLITDKKISSLQDLLPVLEQVIKQGKPLLIVAEDVEGEALATLVVNKLRGAFTCVAVKAPGFGDRRKAMLQDLAVLTGGQVITDELGLDLKGASLDQLGRARQIHVTKENTTVVDGYGSRPEIEARVQQIRNLIEETTSDFDREKLQERLAKLAGGVAVIKVGAATETELKEKKLRIEDALNATRAAVQEGIVAGGGVALIHAIQAVEALTSEDSDEATGIRIVRHALEAPLRTIAANAGIDGSVVIERIKREPAGVGFNAATGEWVNMIESGIVDPAKVTRSALQHAASVASLFLTTECVVSDKPEPKKLGSGAGADMDM, via the coding sequence ATGGCTAAGCACATCCTGTTCAGTGAAGAATCCCGCCGGGCGATGCTCCGCGGTGTAGATACATTGGCCAATGCCGTGAAGGTCACGCTGGGGCCGAAGGGCCGCAATGTCGTATTGGAGAAAAAATTCGGCTCGCCGCTCATCACCAATGACGGCGTGACGATCGCCAAGGAGATCGAGCTCGAAGATCCTTTCGAGAACATGGGCGCCAAGCTCGTCAAGGAAGTCGCCACGAAGACGAACGATGTGGCCGGTGACGGCACGACGACAGCGACGGTGCTAGCCCAGGCCATGATCCGCGAAGGGCTCAAGAATGTCACTTCCGGAGCCAACCCGATGGTGGTCCGCAAGGGGATCGACAAGGCGGTCCGCGTGGCGGTCGACCAGATTCTGAGCACGGCCAAGACCGTCGAGCAGAAGCATGAAATCGCCCAGGTTGCGGCGATCTCGGCGGCGGATGACACGGTCGGCGAACTCATCGCCGAAGCGATGGAGAAGGTCGGCAAGGACGGCGTCATTACGGTTGAGGAGTCCAAGGGCTTCCAGACGGAGCTCGAAACCGTGGACGGCATGCAGTTCGACCGCGGGTACATCTCGCCGTATATGATCACCGACTCCGACAAGATGGAAGCCGTACTGGACGAGCCTTACGTGCTCATTACGGACAAGAAAATCTCGTCCCTGCAGGACCTGCTGCCGGTGCTCGAGCAGGTGATCAAGCAGGGCAAGCCGCTGCTGATCGTCGCCGAGGATGTCGAAGGGGAAGCGCTGGCGACCCTTGTGGTCAACAAGCTGCGCGGCGCCTTCACCTGCGTGGCGGTCAAGGCGCCGGGCTTCGGCGACCGCCGCAAGGCGATGCTGCAGGATCTCGCAGTCCTGACCGGCGGCCAGGTGATCACGGACGAGCTGGGGCTCGACCTGAAGGGCGCCTCGCTTGACCAGCTGGGCCGCGCCCGCCAGATCCACGTCACGAAGGAGAACACGACCGTCGTCGATGGCTACGGCAGCCGTCCGGAGATTGAGGCACGCGTGCAGCAGATCCGCAATCTCATCGAGGAGACGACGTCGGACTTCGACCGCGAGAAGCTGCAGGAGCGTCTGGCGAAGCTGGCCGGCGGCGTGGCGGTCATCAAGGTCGGGGCGGCGACGGAGACCGAGCTCAAGGAGAAAAAGCTGCGGATCGAAGACGCGCTGAACGCTACGCGGGCGGCCGTGCAGGAAGGCATCGTTGCCGGCGGCGGCGTAGCCTTGATCCATGCGATCCAGGCGGTCGAAGCGCTGACCTCCGAGGACAGCGACGAAGCGACCGGGATCCGCATCGTCCGCCATGCGCTGGAAGCGCCGCTGCGCACGATCGCCGCGAATGCGGGCATCGACGGCTCCGTCGTCATCGAGCGGATCAAGCGTGAGCCTGCCGGCGTGGGCTTCAACGCCGCGACCGGCGAGTGGGTGAACATGATCGAATCGGGCATCGTCGATCCGGCGAAGGTCACCCGTTCGGCGCTGCAGCATGCCGCATCCGTGGCGTCCCTGTTCCTGACGACCGAGTGCGTCGTCAGTGACAAGCCGGAGCCGAAGAAGCTCGGCAGCGGAGCCGGAGCAGATATGGATATGTAA
- the groES gene encoding co-chaperone GroES yields the protein MLKPLGDRVVIEPLKQEEVTASGIVLPEKAKEKPMQGTVVAVGRGRMENGKVIPLDVREGDIVLYSKYGGTEIKAEGKELLIMRESDILAVLQPAGEKELVTNG from the coding sequence ATGTTGAAACCTTTGGGTGACCGTGTTGTCATCGAACCTCTGAAGCAGGAGGAAGTGACGGCCAGCGGCATCGTGCTTCCCGAGAAGGCGAAGGAAAAACCGATGCAGGGCACCGTGGTGGCGGTGGGCCGGGGACGCATGGAGAACGGCAAAGTGATCCCGCTCGATGTGCGTGAGGGCGACATCGTTCTGTACAGCAAGTACGGGGGGACCGAGATCAAGGCCGAAGGCAAGGAGCTTTTGATCATGAGAGAATCGGATATTCTGGCGGTTCTGCAGCCTGCCGGTGAAAAGGAGCTGGTAACGAATGGCTAA
- a CDS encoding ABC transporter substrate-binding protein, whose product MKPLFRLFAAVFAAAFALMYLASYLNTSEGYTGENTLTVYNWGDYIDPELLTKFEEETGIKVIYQTFDSNEAMMTKISQGGTTFDVAVPSEYALSKMKDEGLLLPIDPVRLPNLKHINPRFLDLSFDPGNKYSVPYFWGTVGIIFNPDLLEEGKTFTSWNDLWDEKLENQILLVDGAREVMGMGLNSLGYSLNDRDEAHLQEAKAKLDTLTPNVKAIVGDEIKMLLANEEAAVGVVWSGDASEIMDENDKLDYVVPEEGSNLWFDNMVIPKTAHNIEGAHAFINFMLDPEVAAQNAEYVGYSTPNESAMEFLPEEISGDKRFYPDPELTEKLEVYENLGKRMLSHYNELFLEFKMHRK is encoded by the coding sequence ATGAAACCGCTCTTCCGGCTGTTCGCCGCCGTGTTTGCTGCGGCTTTTGCCCTGATGTATCTCGCCTCGTACCTCAATACCTCCGAAGGGTACACCGGCGAGAACACGCTGACCGTCTACAACTGGGGCGATTATATCGACCCCGAGCTGCTCACGAAGTTCGAGGAGGAGACGGGGATCAAGGTCATCTACCAGACGTTCGATTCGAACGAAGCGATGATGACGAAGATTTCGCAGGGGGGCACCACGTTCGATGTGGCAGTTCCGTCCGAGTACGCGCTGAGCAAAATGAAGGACGAAGGCCTGCTGCTGCCGATCGACCCGGTCCGCCTGCCGAACCTGAAACATATCAATCCCCGCTTCCTGGATCTGTCCTTCGACCCGGGCAACAAGTACTCGGTGCCGTACTTCTGGGGTACGGTCGGCATTATCTTCAACCCGGATCTTCTCGAAGAGGGGAAGACGTTCACGAGCTGGAACGACCTCTGGGACGAGAAGCTGGAGAATCAGATTCTGCTCGTCGACGGAGCGCGGGAAGTGATGGGCATGGGCCTGAACTCGCTCGGCTACTCCCTCAATGACCGTGATGAGGCTCACCTGCAGGAGGCCAAAGCCAAGCTGGATACGCTGACCCCGAACGTCAAGGCGATCGTCGGCGACGAGATCAAGATGCTGCTGGCGAATGAGGAGGCGGCCGTCGGTGTCGTCTGGTCGGGCGATGCGTCGGAGATCATGGACGAGAACGACAAGCTCGACTATGTCGTACCGGAGGAAGGGTCGAACCTGTGGTTCGATAACATGGTCATCCCGAAGACCGCCCATAACATCGAAGGCGCCCATGCGTTCATCAACTTCATGCTGGATCCGGAAGTGGCGGCGCAGAACGCCGAATATGTAGGCTACTCCACGCCGAACGAGAGTGCAATGGAGTTCCTGCCGGAGGAGATCTCAGGCGACAAGCGCTTCTACCCGGATCCCGAGCTGACCGAGAAGCTGGAGGTTTACGAGAACCTCGGCAAGCGCATGCTCTCGCATTACAACGAGCTGTTCCTTGAGTTCAAGATGCACCGGAAATAG
- a CDS encoding ABC transporter permease, which yields MKTRWKVSNLYLIAVFVILYAPILYLAYYSFNSGGSMHEFEGFTLEHYAEVFQDTRLLIIVLNTLVIALLSSALATIIGVAGALFIHRVRRHTTKQTLLTLNNVLIVSPDVVIGASFLILFTIAGIKLGFTSVLLSHIAFSVPIVVLMVLPKLQEMSPTLVDAAEDLGATRWDVLTKVVLPFIRPGIFAGFFMALTYSLDDFAVTFFVTGNGYATLAVEIYSRARQGVSLSINALSTLIFLFTLLLVLGYYAVNRRGAAKAKTLAEGVRP from the coding sequence ATGAAGACACGCTGGAAGGTATCGAATCTGTATCTGATCGCCGTCTTTGTCATCCTGTATGCGCCGATTCTCTATCTCGCGTACTACTCGTTCAACAGCGGGGGCAGCATGCATGAGTTCGAGGGCTTCACGCTCGAGCATTATGCCGAGGTGTTCCAGGACACCCGCCTGCTGATCATCGTCCTGAATACGCTCGTCATTGCGCTGCTGTCTTCGGCGCTGGCGACGATCATCGGGGTAGCCGGGGCGCTGTTCATCCACCGGGTCCGCCGGCACACCACGAAGCAGACGCTGCTCACGCTGAACAACGTGCTGATCGTCTCGCCGGATGTGGTCATCGGGGCCTCTTTTCTCATCCTGTTCACCATCGCGGGCATTAAGCTCGGCTTCACTTCGGTGCTTCTCTCGCACATTGCCTTCAGCGTGCCGATTGTGGTGCTGATGGTGCTGCCGAAGCTGCAGGAGATGAGCCCGACACTGGTGGATGCGGCCGAGGATCTGGGGGCGACGCGGTGGGATGTGCTCACGAAAGTCGTGCTGCCGTTCATCCGGCCGGGGATCTTCGCCGGGTTCTTCATGGCGCTGACGTACTCGCTCGACGACTTCGCGGTGACGTTCTTCGTCACCGGGAACGGCTACGCGACGCTGGCGGTCGAGATCTATTCGCGGGCGCGCCAAGGGGTCTCGCTGTCCATTAATGCGCTGTCGACGCTGATCTTCCTGTTCACGCTGCTGCTCGTGCTCGGTTATTATGCGGTGAACCGGCGAGGGGCCGCCAAGGCGAAGACGCTCGCAGAGGGGGTGAGGCCATGA
- a CDS encoding ABC transporter permease, with the protein MGTNAATRSAYLIPYLLWMVLFVAAPIVLIAYYSFFDVDGNFTLGNYAKFFTPVYWRMALSSFWYALLITLFSLLVAYPAAYLLTKTRHKQLWLLLIILPTWINLLLKVYAFLGIFGTYGTVNKLLELLGIGTQQILFTDFSFVFVSVYIFIPFMILPIFNALEELNPSLVDASRDLGASAWTTFSRVIFPLTLGGVKAGCQAVFIPALSLFMITRLVAGNRVITLGTAIEQHFLVTQDWGIGATIAVFLILAMAVIMRLTGLRKRGGIV; encoded by the coding sequence ATGGGGACTAATGCGGCGACGCGAAGCGCGTACCTGATCCCTTATCTGTTGTGGATGGTGCTGTTCGTGGCGGCACCGATCGTGCTGATTGCGTACTATTCGTTTTTTGATGTGGATGGAAACTTTACTCTGGGCAACTATGCCAAGTTCTTTACGCCGGTGTATTGGCGGATGGCATTGAGCTCGTTCTGGTATGCGCTGCTGATCACGCTGTTCTCGCTGCTGGTCGCTTACCCGGCCGCTTATCTGCTCACGAAGACCAGGCATAAGCAGCTGTGGCTGCTGCTCATCATTCTGCCCACGTGGATCAATCTGCTGCTGAAGGTGTATGCCTTCCTCGGCATCTTCGGCACGTACGGCACCGTTAACAAGCTGCTGGAGCTGCTCGGGATCGGCACGCAGCAGATTCTGTTTACGGACTTCAGCTTCGTTTTTGTATCGGTATATATTTTCATCCCGTTCATGATTCTGCCGATCTTCAATGCCCTCGAGGAGCTGAATCCGTCGCTGGTCGACGCCTCCCGTGACCTGGGGGCCTCGGCGTGGACGACGTTCTCGCGGGTGATCTTCCCGCTGACGCTCGGCGGGGTCAAAGCAGGCTGCCAAGCCGTGTTCATTCCGGCTCTGTCGCTCTTCATGATTACGCGGCTCGTGGCCGGCAACCGGGTCATCACGCTCGGCACGGCGATCGAGCAGCACTTCCTGGTCACGCAGGACTGGGGCATCGGCGCGACGATTGCCGTCTTCCTCATCCTGGCGATGGCGGTTATCATGCGTCTGACGGGCCTCCGGAAGCGGGGTGGAATCGTATGA
- a CDS encoding ABC transporter ATP-binding protein, giving the protein MSDPTIIRFDRVTQRYDDQTTVLDNVSFEIRRGKFYTLLGPSGCGKTTILRLIAGFLQPTEGSISFNGKLINQVPANKRQVNTVFQDYALFPHLNVFENVAFGLRVKKMKNEDITRNVKEALRFVNLDGYESREITEMSGGQRQRVAIARAIVNEPEILLLDEPLSALDLKLRTEMQYELRELQRRLGITFIFVTHDQEEALAMSDEIFVLDKGRIQQSGTPTDIYDEPINRFVADFIGESNIVGGRMIRDYLVEFNGRRFECVDGGFRPNEEVEIVIRPEDLEITAADQGKVKVRVDSQLFRGVHYEISCYDDGGSEWLVHSTKKAAVGGEIGLQFDPGAIHVMRFGETEEEYDKRLAAYQADRDGD; this is encoded by the coding sequence ATGTCCGATCCGACCATCATCCGCTTTGACCGGGTCACCCAGCGCTACGACGACCAGACCACTGTGCTGGACAACGTAAGCTTTGAGATCCGGCGCGGCAAATTCTATACGCTGCTGGGCCCTTCCGGCTGCGGCAAGACGACCATTCTCCGCCTGATCGCCGGGTTCCTCCAGCCGACCGAGGGGAGCATCTCCTTCAACGGGAAGCTCATCAACCAGGTGCCGGCGAACAAGCGTCAAGTGAATACGGTATTCCAGGATTATGCGCTGTTCCCGCATCTCAATGTGTTCGAGAACGTGGCCTTCGGCCTGCGCGTGAAAAAAATGAAGAACGAGGACATTACCCGCAATGTCAAGGAAGCGCTGCGGTTCGTGAACCTCGACGGCTATGAGAGCCGCGAGATTACGGAGATGTCCGGCGGCCAGCGCCAGCGGGTGGCGATCGCCCGGGCCATCGTCAACGAGCCGGAGATCCTCCTGCTCGACGAACCGCTGTCGGCGCTCGATCTCAAGCTCCGTACGGAGATGCAGTATGAACTGCGGGAGCTGCAGCGCCGCCTCGGCATCACGTTCATCTTCGTCACGCATGACCAGGAGGAGGCACTGGCGATGTCCGACGAGATCTTCGTGCTCGACAAAGGCCGGATCCAGCAGAGCGGCACGCCGACGGATATCTACGACGAGCCGATCAACCGGTTCGTGGCCGACTTCATCGGCGAGTCGAACATTGTGGGGGGCCGGATGATCCGGGATTACCTTGTCGAGTTCAACGGACGGCGCTTCGAATGTGTGGACGGGGGCTTCCGCCCGAACGAGGAGGTTGAGATCGTCATCCGCCCGGAGGACCTGGAGATTACCGCCGCCGATCAGGGCAAGGTGAAGGTGCGTGTGGATTCCCAGCTGTTCCGGGGCGTCCACTACGAGATCTCGTGCTACGACGATGGGGGCAGCGAATGGCTCGTGCACTCCACGAAGAAGGCTGCGGTGGGCGGCGAGATCGGGCTGCAGTTTGACCCGGGAGCCATTCATGTCATGCGGTTCGGCGAAACCGAAGAGGAGTACGATAAGCGGCTTGCTGCTTATCAGGCGGACCGCGATGGGGACTAA
- a CDS encoding YrpD family protein — protein sequence MKKSLAVLTVAAAVLASVPTSLNVSAAAPTGLEGVQILPSTTDHSTEKVKELVQKGRQVSADNALKRAAKLGVSAQADAAEKDAVNYLLIEGGTHYLYEKNGLDGAEKVYVYEQAPEAQAAAVKAKGRVTAAAVNLPDGIGGKAIVAKNGSYMNATVRTATAAQLTGAPSGATYIYGGFSGVGKGSNGSTSYPVEADMGLQYSNAYGYVKWTPILSYYNGVKSNGSFLSSYNQVQYKNGFKGGVDLNLTTYRNYNGNTRLSISGTAECPDMACTSQTDTYLTSVMEVAGTNVSSVTKWKMLATIAGSETVTGKNYAQFKNVNVDGVSQTPTIEAQDYATVTVSGSTVTINVSR from the coding sequence ATGAAAAAGAGTCTTGCAGTACTTACCGTGGCAGCCGCAGTTTTGGCTTCCGTACCTACCTCCCTGAACGTAAGCGCAGCGGCCCCGACAGGCCTGGAAGGCGTCCAGATCCTGCCATCCACAACGGACCACAGCACTGAGAAGGTGAAGGAGCTTGTCCAGAAAGGGCGGCAGGTCAGCGCGGATAACGCCTTGAAGCGTGCAGCGAAGCTGGGCGTGTCCGCTCAAGCTGACGCTGCAGAGAAGGATGCCGTGAACTACCTCCTTATTGAAGGCGGCACGCATTACTTGTACGAGAAGAATGGTCTGGATGGCGCTGAGAAAGTATACGTCTATGAGCAGGCGCCTGAAGCCCAGGCAGCAGCTGTCAAAGCAAAGGGGCGGGTAACCGCGGCCGCCGTTAATCTGCCGGATGGCATCGGAGGCAAGGCGATTGTCGCGAAGAACGGTTCGTATATGAATGCGACGGTACGCACGGCAACTGCTGCGCAGTTGACCGGTGCGCCGTCTGGGGCGACTTACATCTACGGCGGCTTCAGCGGGGTGGGAAAAGGTTCCAACGGCTCGACCAGCTATCCCGTAGAGGCCGACATGGGGCTGCAGTACAGCAACGCTTACGGGTACGTGAAGTGGACACCGATTCTCAGCTACTATAATGGAGTTAAATCGAATGGTTCTTTCCTATCTTCCTATAACCAAGTACAGTACAAGAACGGCTTCAAGGGCGGCGTCGACCTGAATCTGACGACTTACCGGAACTACAACGGCAACACACGCCTGTCCATCAGCGGCACGGCGGAGTGTCCTGATATGGCCTGCACGTCCCAAACGGATACTTACCTGACCTCGGTCATGGAAGTGGCAGGAACGAACGTCTCGAGCGTCACCAAGTGGAAAATGCTTGCTACCATTGCAGGCTCCGAAACGGTAACCGGCAAGAACTACGCCCAGTTCAAGAACGTGAATGTCGACGGTGTAAGCCAAACGCCAACCATTGAAGCGCAGGACTACGCAACGGTAACCGTCAGCGGCAGTACGGTAACGATCAACGTTTCGCGTTAA
- a CDS encoding response regulator transcription factor has product MKLLIVEDEPRLRMSLVYHIPWEERGIEVIASASGGEEALSLIVRRRPDLMLLDIQMPDMDGLTLARLVREKEPGMAMVILSGHDNFHFAQMALELGVFKYLLKPAGDTEILEAVTEAASHLRRQREESHEQALVEYKWHQHLPYLQNLFLLNWLKGRYRAEEIGRHASELQLNLPPEGRFAVAVFNPDERTESGEALRARDASVLEYTLGRIAKEHLQEGKYWICSDTPGSAVILFALPEGVEGQEGLLRIYTDVERILTLLGSFLSVSSSAGISGTTGKADGVYELYQQACIALLQRKIYGGGLAIPYREAVQPQTAVPVPEPACEKALEVALQTGDRIKAREALEALWNAAMGQGTADPEQVHEQVLYFSSLLVRTVRRQGWLLKDAAGSHYPYFQNIHLLTTAKQIHNWLCGTVERILDYAEEQGSQVNHRTVKLILELVEKELDQDLTLHALADRLYVNASYLSRLFKQEIGKPFSVYVLERKMERAKAALTEGAKVYDAALLAGYRDVSYFTKVFRRYWGTTPGTMKTC; this is encoded by the coding sequence TTGAAGCTGTTGATTGTCGAAGATGAACCGCGCCTTCGGATGAGTCTGGTTTATCATATCCCATGGGAAGAGCGGGGGATCGAGGTGATTGCTTCGGCTTCCGGCGGAGAAGAGGCGCTCTCGCTGATCGTAAGAAGACGTCCGGATCTCATGCTGCTCGATATCCAGATGCCGGATATGGACGGCCTGACATTAGCCCGGCTCGTGAGGGAAAAGGAACCCGGCATGGCCATGGTCATCCTGAGCGGGCATGACAATTTTCACTTCGCCCAAATGGCGCTGGAGCTTGGTGTGTTCAAGTACCTGCTGAAGCCGGCAGGCGATACGGAGATTCTGGAAGCTGTGACGGAAGCCGCCAGCCACCTCCGCCGGCAGAGGGAGGAGAGCCATGAACAGGCGCTGGTGGAATACAAGTGGCATCAGCACCTTCCCTATCTGCAGAACCTCTTCCTACTGAATTGGCTCAAGGGCCGATACCGGGCCGAGGAGATCGGTCGGCATGCCTCCGAACTGCAGCTGAACCTGCCGCCGGAGGGAAGATTTGCAGTGGCCGTGTTTAACCCGGATGAGCGGACCGAATCGGGTGAAGCGCTTCGCGCACGCGATGCGTCAGTGCTTGAATACACTTTGGGACGCATTGCCAAGGAACATCTGCAGGAGGGGAAGTATTGGATTTGCTCCGATACGCCGGGCTCGGCTGTAATCTTGTTTGCTCTTCCGGAAGGAGTCGAGGGACAGGAGGGACTGCTGCGCATTTATACGGATGTCGAGAGAATCCTGACTCTGCTGGGAAGCTTTCTCTCCGTATCGTCCAGCGCGGGCATCAGCGGAACAACGGGGAAAGCCGATGGGGTCTACGAACTGTATCAGCAGGCCTGCATTGCACTGCTCCAGCGCAAAATCTACGGAGGGGGCCTGGCGATCCCGTACCGGGAAGCCGTACAGCCGCAGACGGCGGTGCCCGTTCCCGAACCGGCTTGCGAGAAGGCGCTGGAAGTGGCGCTGCAGACGGGAGACCGGATCAAGGCCAGGGAAGCGCTGGAAGCACTGTGGAATGCCGCGATGGGACAAGGAACAGCCGACCCCGAACAGGTTCATGAACAGGTGCTCTACTTCAGCTCGCTGCTTGTCCGGACCGTACGCAGACAAGGCTGGCTGTTGAAGGATGCGGCCGGCAGCCATTACCCTTACTTCCAAAACATTCATCTGCTTACGACCGCCAAGCAAATTCATAACTGGCTGTGCGGTACCGTAGAACGGATTCTCGATTATGCAGAGGAGCAGGGAAGCCAGGTGAACCATCGGACGGTCAAGTTGATCCTGGAGCTCGTGGAGAAGGAACTGGACCAGGATCTTACGCTGCATGCGCTTGCCGATCGCCTGTATGTGAATGCATCCTATCTGAGCCGTCTCTTCAAACAGGAGATTGGCAAGCCGTTCTCGGTCTATGTGCTGGAGCGAAAAATGGAACGCGCGAAGGCTGCCCTTACCGAAGGGGCGAAGGTGTATGATGCGGCGCTCTTGGCGGGATACCGAGATGTCAGTTATTTCACCAAGGTTTTCCGGCGCTACTGGGGGACTACTCCAGGAACGATGAAGACTTGCTGA
- a CDS encoding cache domain-containing sensor histidine kinase yields MRMLYWIRSRYNGSTQLRLTIYFLLVLLPLVLVSLHAISRSEEIVLQQSIRRTEGSLRAVTNSIDTVLQNVEELSRLVATDKNLVPILSEAGTVLSPQAIYRFSELIGKLWNVTAISRTVSEVSVYHADSGTLVSTKSGAKKVEDDSQRAWLLELAADIGSGTKYLLPDDGIRGERSFGDLTGTDSVSLVRVMDSYNAYRQPNLLIITLNRSRLYSIMESVLPSKDSRIFLYTKNGRLVAGTGTGQDGVNTADMNAEPALIEAGAISPNFGWTLRILQPEAEIYRETRQIRHFTNLIIAVSILLSILISWGVYSRIAWPLKRLSHGMRELSGGNYDLRLHHSRSDEFGFVMNLYNQMARDQKHLIEDYYEQQLRLSHTELKFLQSQINPHFLYNTLDSIYWSAKNYEAEEIGEMVLNLSRFFRLSLNKGREAFTLKETVEHLHYYVRVQQLRYLDSFTVNYRIGPGTEGLTVLKLLLQPLVENALQHGLKGREEGGELTLRSVLEGDRLVLTVTDNGLGIAEERLHRIQEELASIMAEPSRPVSHGEGRDEEFFGLRNVCSRVRMFYGSESGMQVDSTAGEGTTVRISLPVDKCGREALGLCAHECAAV; encoded by the coding sequence ATGAGAATGCTGTATTGGATTCGCAGCCGATATAACGGAAGTACGCAGCTTAGGCTCACGATTTATTTTCTTCTGGTGCTGCTCCCGCTCGTTCTGGTCAGTCTCCATGCCATTTCCCGTTCGGAGGAGATTGTGCTTCAGCAGAGCATCCGCCGCACCGAGGGCAGCCTGCGGGCAGTGACGAATTCCATCGATACCGTACTGCAGAACGTGGAGGAGCTTTCGAGGCTTGTAGCGACGGATAAAAATCTGGTCCCGATCCTGAGTGAGGCAGGGACTGTGCTGTCACCGCAGGCAATCTACCGGTTCTCGGAGTTGATCGGCAAGCTGTGGAACGTGACGGCCATCTCTCGTACAGTATCGGAAGTCTCGGTATATCATGCAGATTCGGGGACCCTTGTATCTACCAAATCCGGCGCGAAGAAGGTGGAAGATGACTCGCAGCGCGCTTGGCTTCTGGAGCTTGCGGCTGATATAGGGTCAGGCACAAAATACCTGCTGCCGGATGACGGCATCCGCGGAGAGCGTTCTTTTGGCGATCTGACCGGTACCGACAGTGTATCCCTCGTGCGGGTGATGGATTCCTACAACGCCTATCGGCAGCCCAATCTGCTCATCATTACGCTCAACAGAAGCCGCCTCTATTCCATCATGGAATCGGTTCTTCCGTCGAAGGACTCCCGAATCTTCCTCTATACGAAGAATGGGAGATTGGTGGCGGGGACAGGGACCGGGCAGGACGGTGTGAACACGGCGGACATGAATGCTGAACCTGCTCTGATTGAGGCCGGAGCGATATCGCCGAACTTCGGCTGGACACTTCGGATTCTGCAGCCGGAGGCGGAGATTTATCGGGAAACTAGGCAGATCCGCCATTTTACGAACCTGATCATTGCAGTAAGCATCCTGCTCTCGATACTGATCTCCTGGGGGGTCTACAGCCGGATTGCCTGGCCGCTGAAGCGGCTCTCTCACGGGATGAGGGAGCTCAGCGGGGGGAATTATGACCTGCGGCTGCACCACAGCCGCAGCGACGAGTTCGGGTTCGTAATGAACCTGTACAACCAGATGGCCCGCGATCAGAAACATCTGATCGAGGACTATTACGAGCAGCAGCTGAGGCTCAGCCATACGGAGCTAAAGTTTCTCCAATCGCAGATCAACCCGCATTTTCTGTACAATACCCTCGACTCGATCTACTGGTCCGCCAAAAACTACGAAGCGGAGGAGATCGGCGAGATGGTGCTCAACCTCTCCCGCTTTTTCCGGCTAAGCCTGAACAAGGGCAGGGAGGCCTTCACGCTGAAAGAGACGGTCGAGCATCTGCATTACTATGTCCGCGTACAGCAGCTGCGGTATCTCGACAGCTTCACGGTCAACTACCGGATCGGTCCGGGGACGGAGGGGCTGACGGTCCTAAAGCTGCTGCTGCAGCCGCTGGTCGAGAATGCGCTGCAGCATGGGCTTAAAGGAAGGGAGGAAGGCGGCGAACTGACCTTGCGCAGTGTGCTGGAGGGAGATCGGCTGGTGCTCACGGTCACGGACAACGGGCTCGGCATCGCGGAGGAGCGCCTTCACCGGATACAAGAGGAGCTGGCCTCGATCATGGCCGAGCCGTCACGTCCAGTATCCCACGGGGAGGGGCGGGACGAGGAATTTTTTGGGCTCCGCAACGTCTGCTCCCGGGTCCGCATGTTCTATGGGTCGGAGTCCGGGATGCAGGTGGACAGTACGGCAGGGGAGGGAACGACCGTTAGGATCTCACTGCCCGTCGACAAGTGCGGAAGGGAAGCGTTGGGGCTATGCGCTCACGAGTGTGCGGCGGTGTAA